One Onychostoma macrolepis isolate SWU-2019 chromosome 15, ASM1243209v1, whole genome shotgun sequence DNA segment encodes these proteins:
- the chchd2 gene encoding coiled-coil-helix-coiled-coil-helix domain-containing protein 2: protein MPRGSRSRTSRMSPPSYSSPPMARAAPPRSYAPAPAPAPPSAVAAPAAAPRQPGMFAQMATTAAGVAVGSAVGHTLGHAMTGGFSGGGQTEAARPDVTYQEPYQAQPMYQQQQQQSPCGYELKQFIECAQTQSDLKLCEGFSEVLKQCKFSNGLS, encoded by the exons ATGCCAAGAGGAAGCCGAAGCAGAACTTCGAGGATGAGTCCTCCAAG TTACTCCTCCCCACCAATGGCTAGAGCAGCTCCTCCACGCTCGTACGCTCCAGCGCCCGCTCCGGCTCCACCGTCGGCGGTGGCGGCTCCTGCTGCTGCTCCCCGTCAGCCGGGGATGTTCGCTCAGATGGCGACCACCGCGGCGGGCGTTGCGGTCGGCTCTGCTGTCGGACACACGTTAGGTCATGCCATGACTGGCGGCTTCAGCGGAGGTGGTCAGACAGAGGCTGCCAGGCCAGATGTCACCTATCAG GAGCCCTACCAGGCTCAGCCCATgtaccagcagcagcagcagcagagtcCCTGTGGATACGAGCTGAAGCAGTTCATCGAGTGTGCTCAGACACAGAGCGACCTCAAACTCTGCGAGGGCTTCAGCGAAGTACTGAAACAATGCAAATTCTCCAATG